In Mycolicibacter virginiensis, the DNA window TCGCGAAGACCAGCTGGGCGATCATCTCCGAGCGGGTGCGTAGCCCCTTGTCCTCTTCGGGCACCGCGACCGCATGCCCGCCGGTACGGCCGCGGGCCAGGATGGTGACCTTGTAGACCGGGTCGATGTCGGGCATCGCCCACGCCGCCAGGGTGTGGCCGCCTTCGTGGTACGCGGTGATCTTCTTCTCGTGCTCGCTGATGATCCGGCTCTTGCGGCGCGGACCGCCGATCACCCGGTCCACCGCTTCTTCCAGTGCCGCGCCGGTGATCACGGTGCCGTTCTCGCGCGCAGTCAGCAGCGCCGCCTCGTTGATCACATTGGCCAAGTCGGCACCGGACATACCGACGGTGCGCTTGGCCAGCCCGTCCAGGTCGGCGTCGGGTGCGATCGGCTTGCCCTTGGAGTGCACCCGCAGCACCGCGCGCCGCCCCGCGATGTCGGGGTTGGTCACCGGGATCTGACGGTCGAAGCGGCCGGGCCGCAGCAGTGCGGGGTCGAGGATGTCAGGCCGGTTGGTGGCCGCGATCAAGATGACCCCGGCGCGCTCGCCGAACCCGTCCATCTCCACCAGCAACTGGTTGAGGGTTTGCTCACGCTCGTCGTGCCCGCCGCCCAGTCCGGCGCCGCGCTGGCGGCCGACCGCGTCGATCTCGTCGACGAACACGATGCACGGGCTGTTCTGTTTGGCCTGCTCGAACAGGTCCCGTACCCGGGAGGCGCCGACACCGACGAACATCTCCACGAAGTCCGAGCCGGAGATGGTGAAGAAGGGCACGCCGGCCTCACCGGCGACCGCGCGGGCCAGCAGCGTCTTGCCGGTGCCGGGCGGGCCGTAGAGCAGCACGCCTTTGGGGATCTTGGCGCCCAGCGCCTGGTAGCGGCCCGGGTTCTGCAGGAAGTCCTTGATCTCGTAGAGCTCCTCGACCGCCTCATCCACGCCGGCGACGTCGGCGAAGGTGGTCTTGGGCATGTCCTTGCCCAGCTGTTTGGCCCGCGATTTGCCGAAGCCGAAGCCCATCCGGGCGCCGCCCTGCATTCGGGAGAACATCACGAACAAGCCGATCAGCAGCAACATCGGCAACATGTAGATCAGCAGTGAACCGAGCAGGCTGCCCTGGTTCACCACGGTGTTGATCTCGGCCTTCTTGGCCGTCAGCGCGGTGTAGAGCGGAACGGCGTACCCCGTCGGGTACTTGGTGATCAGCTTGTCGACCTTCTCGGCCCGACCGGGTTTGTCGGCTTTACCCGACTTGCCGGCTTTGTCGGTCACCTCAACGCTGGTGAGCGGGGTCTTCAAGACCAGGCGCAGCTGTTGCTCGCGGTCGTCGAGCTGGGCGCTCTTGACGTTGCCACTGTGGATCTGGGCCACCGCCACCGAGGTGTCGACCGGCTTGTATCCGCGGGTGTCATCGCTGAAATAGAAGAACGACCAACCGAGCAGCAACACCACTGCGATCGCGGTTACGGTGCGGATCACGTTTTTGCGATTCATCAGACATCGGCCGGGCGCGGCCAAATCCTTCCAATACATGCAGCTGGGCATGTTCAGGCTACCGTCCCTTGCGGTTAACCTGCCTGGCCGGACTCGGGAACCCTGTTCGATAGCGGCCCGGTTGTGCTTTGGTGTGACGGTGGCTCCCGCAATCGAACGAGCAACTCAACGATTCGTCGACACCAACGGCGTGACCCTGCGGGTCACCGAGGCGGGCGATCGTGGCGCCCCGGTGGTGTTGCTAGCCCACGGATTCCCGGAATTGGCCTTCTCCTGGCGCCATCAGATCCCGGCACTGGCCGACGCCGGCTTCCATGTCCTGGCACCCGATCAGCGCGGCTACGGAGGCTCGTCGCGACCCGACGAGATCTCGGCCTACGACATGGCCGCGCTCACCGGCGATCTAGTCGGCCTGTTGGACGACGTCGGCGCCCAGAAGGCGATTTGGATCGGTCACGACTGGGGCGGCTCGGTGGTGTGGAGCGCAGCGCAGCTGCACCCGGACCGGGTGGCCGGCGTGGTGGGAATCAGCGTGCCGCCGGTGCCCCGGTCCCAGGCCTCTCCGACGGAGGCGTTCCGCAAGATCTTCGGCGAGAACTTCTTCTACATGCTCTATTTCCAGGAGCCCGGCGTGGCCGACGCGGAACTGGATTCCGATCCGGCGCGCACCATGCGCCGGATGATGGGCAGCCTCAGTCCGGGCGACCGCGAAACGGCATTGCTGATGGCGGCTCCCGGGCCGATGGGCTTCATCGATCGGCTTGCCGAGCCGGCGGCGCGTCCGGATTGGATCAGCGCCGGCGAACTGGACCACTACATCACCGAGTTCACCCGCACCGGGTTCACCGGCGGGCTGAACTGGTACCGCAATCTCGACCGTAACTGGGAGATCATGGCCACGCCGCCCGCCACCACCATCGGGATTCCCACCCTGTTCATCGCCGGGTCCGCTGATCCGGTGCTGACCTTCACCCGCCGCGACCGGGCAGCAGAGCTGGTGACCGGCCCCTACCGCGAGGTGATCATCGACGGCGCCGGCCATTGGCTGCAACAAGAGCGGCCCGAAGAGGTCAACGCGGAGCTGCTGGGATTCCTGAGCGGGGTGCAGCTGTGACCGCCCGGCCGCTGCGCTTCGGGGTCTTCATCACCCCCTTTCACGCGCTGGGTCAATCACCGACGGTCGCACTGGAATACGACCTGGAGCGCGTCGTCGCCCTGGACCGGCTGGGCTTCGACGAAGCCTGGTTCGGGGAGCACCATTCCGGCGGATACGAGCTGATCGCCTGCCCCGAGGTGTTCATCGCCGCCGCTGCGGAACGCACCAAGCACATCCGGCTGGGCACCGGCGTGGTTTCGCTGCCGTATCACCACCCGTTGATGGTGGCCGACCGTTGGGTTCTGCTGGACCACCTGACCCGCGGCCGGGTGATGTTCGGCGCGGGACCGGGCGCGCTGCCCACCGACGCCCACATGATGGGCATCGATCCCGTCGAGCAGCGCCGAATGATGCAGGAGTCCCTGGAGGCGATCCTGGCGCTGTTCCGGGCCGAGCCGGGTGAGTTGATCACTCGCCATTCGGACTGGTTCACCCTGCGCGACGCGGCCCTGCACATTCGCCCCTACACCTGGCCCTATCCAGAAGTCTCTGCGGCCGCGATGATTTCGCCGTCCGGACCGCGGTTGGCCGGTGCGCTGGGCACCTCACTGCTGTCACTGTCGATGTCGGTTCCGGGCGGGTTCGCGGCCCTGGAGAACACCTGGGAAGTGGTGCGCGACCAGGCCGCCAAGGCCGGGCGCGACGAGCCGGACCGGGGTGACTGGCGGGTACTGAGCATCATGCACATCGCCGACACCCGCGGGCAGGCCGTGGCCGACTGCACCTACGGACTGCAGGACTTCGCGAACTACTTCGGTGCGGCCGGGTTCGTACCGCTGGCCAGCGAAGTCGAAGGCTCACCACAGACGCCGACCGAGTTCGTCGAGGCCTACGCTGCGGCCGGGAGTAGCTGCATCGGCACCCCCGATGACGCGATCGAACACATCACCGGCTTGCTGGAGCGCTCCGGCGGCTTCGGTACTTTGCTGTTCCTCGGGCACGACTGGGCCTCGCCCGAGGCCACATATCACAGCTACGAGCTGTTGGCTCGCAAGGTGATTCCCCACTTCAAGGGCCAGCTGACCGCGCCCAGGGCGTCGCACGAATGGGCCCGCGGCATGCGCGACCAACTGTTCGGCCGGGTCGGCGAGGCGATCACGAACGCCGTCGTCGAGCACGTGGCCGAGTCCGCGCCCCCCGAAACGGATAGTTCGCACTGATGCGCGCGTCGGTGCTGCGCGACGGGCGGATGATCTACCGCGACGACGTGCCGGAGCCGACGCCGGGTCCGGGCCAGGTGCTCGTTGCGGTGACCGCCTGCGGCATCTGCGGATCCGACCTGCACTTCGCCTCGCACGGCGAGCAGGTGCTGGCCGCGACGCAGGCCATGTCCGGCAGCCCGTCCGCGCGGGCATCGATCGATCTGGGTGCCGATATCTTCATGGGCCATGAGTTCAGCGCGACAGTGCTCGAAGCCGGTCCCGGTACCGACACCTTTGCCGCCGGAACGCCCGTCACCTCCATCCCGGTGTTGCTGGCCGCCAAGGGTATTGAACCGATCGTCTATTCCAACACCACGGTGGGCGGCTACGCCGAGAAGATGCTGCTGTCGGCTCCACTGCTGGTGCCGATCCCCAACGGGCTCGATCCCCGCCACGCCGCATTGACCGAGCCGATGGCGGTGGGACTGCATGCGGTCAACAGATCCGGCATCGTGGCCGGCGAGACGGCGCTGGTGTTGGGCTGCGGACCGATCGGGATGGCAATCGTCGCAGCCTTGCGTACCGCTGGGGTGGAAGACATTGTGGCCGCTGACTATTCGGCCGCCCGGCGAGATCTTGCGACGACCATGGGTGCGCATCGCACCCTCGACCCGGCGCAGGGGTCGCCGTTCGACACCGTCACCCCGAATGTGATCTTCGAGGCGGTCGGCGTGCCGGGCATCATCGACGACGTGCTGCGGCGCGCGCCGGCGCGCAGCCGGCTGGTGGTGGCCGGAGTGTGCATGGAACCCGACACCGTGCACCCGTTCTACGGCATCGCCAAGGAGATCAGCGTGCAGTTCGTACTGGCCTATGAGCCGGCGGAGTTCGCCGCGTCACTGCGGGACATCGCCGAGGGCCGGATCGACGTGGCTCCGCTGATCACCGGCGAGGTTGGACTCGACGGTGTGGGCACCGCTTTCGACGAGCTGGCCGACCCTGGCCGGCACTGCAAGATCCTGGTTACCCCTTAGCCGCAGCGCCCAGCCACGCCCGCGGGAAGCCACCGGCGTCGACCAGCTGCTTCGACCACCCGCCCACCAGCTCCACCAGTTCGCCGAGGTCGTCGCCGAGGCGGGCCACGACCGTGGCACATGCCGCATCGGTCGCCGTCTCGACCGCTTCGCGCGCGGCGCGTCCGGCATCGCTGAGTACGCCGTCGCGCGCCAGACCGCGCTCGGCCAGCCGGGCCTCGCCCCCGGTCAAGTCGTCATCGCTCCACGCCCGGGACCGGACGTAGGTGCGCCGCGGGAATCCGCGGTAGAGCTCGGTGATCAGGCCGATCTCGACGCCATCGAATCCCGCTGCCACCCAGGCGTTCACGTGCGCATCGCCGCGGAATTCGCGCAGCTGGTCAGCCAACAGCCAGGCATCGGTGAGCGGCTCGCCGGCCAGCCCGTCGGCAACCAGCCCGGCGAACAGTGGCTTGCCCGCCACCGACAGACCATCGGCAGCGCGGCGCAGCAATTCCACCGCGCGCTCGATACCGTCAGGGGCCGCACCCAAGACCCGGCGCAGCTGAGCCACCGCACCTTCGGTGCGCGCCGCCCGGATGGTCGGCGCGTCGGTCAACTTCCAGCCGTAGCCGACGGCGGGAACGACCACCGCCGGATTGAACACCCCGAACGTCGCGGCGATCACTTCGCCGGGCGCCTGCCCCAGCGCGGAGCCGCGGCTGCAGAAGTACGCTGGCCCGTCCGGCATTTCAACCCCATCGGTTGTTGCGGGGCTGGCACCGAAACCGAGTGCCGCGTAGCCGCGGTGACACTCCGGGGAGAAGTACACCTGGCCGGCGAACGGCTCGATGGCGCTGGACAGTGCTCGCGACGGCGCGGAGGTCATCACCTCAGTGTGCCGCACGGGTCTTTTCCGCCGGTGTGCGCGTCGACTCCGCTAGGGTGCCAGTCATGCCGACACACAGTGCCCGGATGGTTCTCCGCTGGTCGATGACGATGGCGCTAGCCGGTGTGGCCGCCCTCGCGATGGCCGGCTGTGACGCCGCGCCCGGCGGCGGAACGGACATCCCGCGTCAGGTGACCGTGGTGGGCACCGGCGAGGTCCAGGGCGTTCCGGACACGCTGACCACCGAGGCGGGCATCGAGTTCGTCGCCGGAGATGTCACCAGCGCGATGAACCAGACCAGCGAGCGTCAGCAGGCGGTGATCGACGCACTGGTGGATGCCGGTGTGGACCGCAAGGACATCAGCACCACCCAGGTCAGCCTGCAGCCGCAGTACGGCAACCCCGACGCCAGCGGGTCGGCCAACATCACCGGCTACCGGGCCGGCAACACCATCCGGGTCAAGGTCGAGCGCGATTCCGCCTCCCAGGTCCTGGCGGTGATCGTACGAGCCGGCGGGGACGCCACCCGGATCAATGGGGTGAGCTACTCCATCGAGGACGATTCAGCACTGGTGCGCGGCGCCCGGGAGCGGGCCTTCAACGACGCCAAGGACCGCGCCGAGCAGTACGCCCAGTTGTCGGGCCTGCGGCTCGGTCAGGTGATCTCGATCTCGGAGATCGCCGGCGAGACGCCGCCGACGCCGGTCGGGATGCCGATGCCCCGCGCGATGGCCGCCGCTCCCCCGGTCGAGCCCGGTCAGCAGACCGTGAGCTTCACCGTGACCGCGGTCTGGGAGCTGAGCTAAGACTCCTAACCTTCTGATCCGTAGTCGGATCTCACTCCACAGCCGTCCGACAGTGACGGCAGTTATCCACAACTGGCGGCCCTGTCAGAAAGTTTGAGTCAGTGGATTCCGCTACAATCGAACGTATGTTCGAACAGTCGTCGCGGGTTCCGTCTCCGGAGTCGGTGGCGCGGCTTAATGAGCGGTTCCAGCGGCGGTACCCCTCGGTGACGGCGGAGTCGGCGGTGTTGGTGGATCGGGTTTGTGTGTCGGCGCGGGCGGAGAATCGGGCGGCGGCGGCGCAGTTGGTGGCGATCGGGGAGTTGTTCGCGCTGCGGTTGAGCTGCTGTGGTGAGACCAAAGAGTGGGCGGTCGATACCGAGGCTGCGGTGGCTGCGGAGGTGGCGGCGGCGTTGCGGATCAGCCAGGGGCTGGCGGCTAGTCGGTTGCACTATGCCCGGGTCATGCGCGAGGAGTTGCCGCAGGTGGCGGAGGTGTTCAAGGCCGGCGATATCGATATGCGGTTGTTTCAGACGATCGTGTATCGCACCGGGTTGATCACCGACCGGGAGGTGCTGGGGGTCGTTGATGGGCAGTTGGCGGCGCAGGTGGGTCGGTGGCCGTCGCTGACCAAGAGTCGGTTGGCGGCCAAGATCGACAAGATCGTGGCCCAGGCCGACGCTGATGCGGTGCGCCGCCGCACAGAACGCCAAGCCGAGCGTGAGGTCGGCTTCAGTGATCAGGAGGGCGGGATCACCGAGATCTATGGCAGCCTGTTCACCACCGATGCCCGTGCCCTGGACAAGGCCTTGGATGCGTTGGCGGCCACGGTGTGTGAGCACGATCCCCGCACGCGTGTTCAGCGGCGCGCCGATGCGATGGGGGCGTTGGCGGCCCGCGCCGATCGGCTGGGTTGCCGTTGCGGGCGCCCGGATTGTGCGGCGGGTTCCCGTCCCGGGGCCTCGCCGGTGCTGATTCATGTGATCGCCGGGCAGGCCACCGTCGACGGGACTGGGGATGCACCGGGTTCGTTGGTCGGGGCCGATGGGCTGATCCCGCCGGAGTTGATCGCCGAGCTCGCCCGGTCGGCCCGGTTGGTGTCGTTGGTGCATCCCGGCGATGCTCCACCGGAGCCCGGTTATGTGCCGTCGAAGGCGTTGGCTGATTTTGTGCGGTGCCGGGATATGACTTGTCGCTGGCCCGGTTGTGACTGCCCGGCGCTCGACTGCGATCTGGACCATACGATTGCCTACGGTGACGGTGGGCCCACGCATGCGTCGAATCTCAAATGTTATTGCCGTACCCATCATTTGGTGAAGACGTTTTGGGGGTGGCGGGATCAGCAGCTGCCTGATGGCACGGTGATCCTGACTTCGCCGGCGGGGTGCACGTACGTCAGCACCCCGGGCAGTTCGAGCGTGTCAAGTTTTCTGTGTAAGTCGTCTGCCTGAATAGTTCGGTTGTGGTGCTTACAGATACGGATCGATGCGATCTGGGTAGACCAGCGTGAGCTGTTCGAGGGCCTTCTTCCAGTTGGTGACCACCTGTCCTTCCACGAGCCGTCCGGGGGCTGTTCGGCAACGTTTCTGGCCGCGTTCCTTGGCCCGATCAGCGGCCCGTTTGTCCTCGATGTTGCAGATCGCCAACCAGAGCAACTTCACCACGGCGGCGTCGTTGGGGAACTGGCCGCGAGTCTTGATGACTTTGCGCATCTGGTAGTTCAGCGACTCGATCGAGTTCGTCGTGTAGATCACCCGCCGCAGCTCAGGTGGGAATGCCAGGAACGGAATGAACTGCTCCCAGGCCCGATCGAAGACCCTGGTCACCGTCGGGTTCTTGGAGCCCAATTCCGATGCCCCGAAGGCATCAAGCTCGGCGCGGGCAGCGTCGGCGTCGACCGCGGTGTACACGGGTTTGAGGGCGTTGGCTACGGCCTTGCGGTCGCTGTAGGACACGAATCGCAGCGCGTTGCGGATTAAGTGCACCACACACGTCTGCACGGTGGCCTGTGACCAGGTGGCCGCGATCGCCTCGGGGAACCCGGTCAACCCGTCGCAGCAGACGATCAGCACGTCCTTGATCCCGCGGTTAGCCAGGTCAGCACACACCGACGCCCAGAACGCCGCTCCTTCGTTGTTCTGGACCCAGATGCCCAGAACATGCTTGATCCCGGCCATATCGACGCCTACGGCGATGTGAGCGGCCTTGTTGCGGGTATGGCCGCCGTCTTTGACCTTCACGATCATCGCGTCGAGGTAGATCACCGGGTACAGCGACTCCAGCGGCCGGCGCTGCCAGCTCAAAACCTCATCGGAGATCTCGTCGACGATCTTGGAGATCGTCTCATGGGAGACCTCGGCGCCGATCGTGGAGGCCAGGTGAAATTGGATGTCTCGCAATGTCATTCCACCGGCATACAGGGAGATGATCATGTCATCGAGGCCCCCGATGCGGCGTTGGCCCTTGGGCACCAGCCGCGGGGTGAACGAACCGTCCCGGTCCCGAGGCACATCCAAAGGCACCGGGCCCGCCTCAGTTAGCACCGTCTTGGGTGACGCGCCGTTACGGGCATTGGGCAGCTCCCGGCCGACCGGATCACCCTTCTCATAGCCCAGGTGATCAGTCAGCTCGGCCGCCAAACCCCGCTCCAAGGCGAGCTTGATCAAGCCGGGCAACAAGCCGCCCTCACCGGTCAGCGCAACCTGTCCGGTATCGATCTGAGCCAGCAGCTCATCCACCGTGCCCGAGGCCCGAAGCGCCTCGGCCATCTCCACCGTGGAGCCAGCCTCAACCAACTGCGAGTCCACATCCCTGTCTGTCGTCACGTCCTGAGATCCTTCCGCTTCCCGGACCTACACAGACCATCTGACACCCCCGCAGTTCGTGGCTGTTCCCGCACTTGTGCGCACCCACCGGGGAGTTGCCAGCACCCAAGCCACGTGTCGATGACCGCTGTGGGGACCGGACCGCGATGATGCCCCGCCGACGGCGTACCCGCGCCCAACACCGCGCGGCCCGTATCGCTATCGAACGCAACCAGAACCGCAAAGCCCGCCAAGCCCGACACGCCGCATTCGACGCCGTCTGGTTCCCCAAACTCGCCCCCGCCGCAGACGACGACCCACCGCCCTTCTAACGGGACCCGTTGGTCCGGGGTGGGATCGCCTCGCCTGCACCGGTGCCGCTTCCCCAGGCAGAACGCTCCGCCGTCGCCACATGGATTCGGCGACTCGCCGTCCCAATCATCGGTCACCGCGATGAAGCGAATCGGCAAAGTCTTCGGCGAGTACACCTCCGACCGCTCGGCGATGATCCCGAATTGAAAGGGAGCCAGAGGCGGGCGTCCCAATGATGCTGAGGGCGCCCGCCTCCGTCGCTCACCTGACGAACACTCCGTTCGTCAACTCATCCCGCCCGCAAACATTTCGACAAGGCTGACCAACGACGCGATGAGACCAACGCCCTCGCCCGGGGCCGAGTACGGCATTCCCATCCCCACCATCTGCAGGTCGAGACCGAGCGAGTTGTAGATCGAACCACCGATGCTGCCGGAATCTGTTGTTCCGGGTGTGAAAAGACCGCCGAAATCGAAGCTGGCCCCGAGGACCGCATTGCCTTCCGGGACCTGCAGAGCGTCGTTCAACATCGGCACCAACGCATCAAGGTTCAGGGTGGCCCCGTTGAAGAACGCGCCGACCATGTTCGCGGGGGTGGCCAGCAGCTCTTGCACCGCGGCCTCAAAGTCTCCGCCGCCAAGGCTGTCGACGATCGACCCGACACTGTTGATCAGCTCCACTCCGGGACTGACCAGCGGGCCGACCAGTCCCATCAGCACACCGCTCAACGGTGACGACAAGAGCGTCAGGATTGTGGCCGCGGGCTCAGCGGCTTCTACCGGCACGACCCCCATGCCCATGTCCATTCCGGCCAGGTACTGCAGACCCCAAAGATGGCTCCAGTCCAGAGTTTGTGCCGCCAGTTCCGAGCCCTCGGGGGTAGCGACGTCGACACCGAGGAAGGTCACCGCGGCAAAAGCCTCTTGCAGAGAACTTGGGAACCCGAAGTCAGCTTCCTTGATTGCGTCGAAGACCTCAGTGGCGTTGGCCAGCGTGGTGTTGAAAACGTCAACCCATGGCCCGAACAGGTCGAGCGACGCGGTCAGTTGCACGGACGGCGGCGCTGAGACGGGAAGCGCTGGCATCACTGGGTTTACCGCGATCAATCCGGAAACGGCCAGGGCAGTTCCTCCGGCCATGAGGCCACGGAAGTCGATGCGGGGTACAAGGTAGTGAGAGTCACGAGACGGTGTCATGCCTAGTTTGTCGCGCGGCAGATGAGGTTGGTTCCTGCTTCAGAAGAGATTCTGAAGTGACGTACATCTAATTTTCAGGGCCGGCCGAACTCGACCAGAGTGGTCGGCGCACGAAACCTCGCCAGACCACGCACGCCGTAGATCAGCGGAAGCGCCGCGCCAAGCACCCTGCCCCGTCCGCGCGGCATGCCGAGTTCAGAGACGGCCCTGACCCCGGGCACCGCACGCAGTTGGTCGTAGTCATTCGCAGTGAACCAGAACGGCATTGGTGGCGCCGTGTAGTTGTCGCTGAGCTTGAAGCCACGGCGTGAGCGTGAGTAGGCACTCAACAATCTCGGGACACTGTCGAAGATCATCCGCCCGCCGGGAAACCTCCGGGCGCAGGCGGCGAACAGCTCGAACACCGCCGCGCGGTCCAGGTACTGCAGTAGCCCTTCGGCTGTGATCAACACCTCAGCGGATTCGCCAACCTCGTCCATCCAGGAGTAGTCGAGCGCCGACTGGGCACAGTACCGCAGCCGGCTAGATTCCGGCAACAGCTGCTGTCGCAGTCGAACAATAGGTTCCAAATCCACCGAAAGCCAACGTAACTGACCGTTATCAACCCGCCAGAAGCTGGTCTGCAAACCCTCGGCAAGGGCGACCACGGTGGCACGCGGATGCACCGCTAAGTATCCACGGGTGGCCTGGTCGAACACCAACGCCCGCATCGCGGTGGCCTGGTGAGTCCTGCCGAAATCGGCGTAGTCGTACTCAAGGCTGTTGAGCAACTCGATCGCCATCGGGTCAACGATCAGCCCGTCCGGACGCTTCGCCTCGGCAGCCCGCTGATACAACGTGAGCAGCGCGGTCTCCGATATCCCATCGAGATGACGGGCGTCAATGACTGGCACGCCTTCAGACCGTACCCGCCGAGCCCCCGCGAGTCGCTGCGAGAAATCTAACCGCAGTCGACCGGAACTTTTTGATTCACGTCTCCGACCACCTCGTTGGCGGGAATCGGCCCGCGCCTTGCGTTCCGCGTAATCCACGACATCAGAGGAGGTGCCATCCTGACCGCCCCGATCTGGATGGCAATGCCTCCCGAGGCGCACTCCGCCATGCTCGCCGCTGGCCCAGGGCCGGGACCTCTGTTGGCAGCCGCCGAACAATGGCAGCAGCTCAGCGTCATCTACGACGACACCGCCGCTGAATTGACCCAGGTACTTGGCGGGGTGCAGACCGGCCACTGGCAGGGCCCCAGCGCAACGGCCTATCTGTCCGCGCACACGCCTTATCTGACCTGGCTGGAGCAAGCGGCCGACGACAGTGCCACGACTGCCGCACAACACCAGACGGCCGCCTCCGCATATAGCGCCGCGCTGGCCTCAATGCCCAGTCTCGAAGAACTGGCCGCCAACCACGCGGTTCACGCGGCGCTGCTCGCCACGAACTTCTTCGGCGTGAACACCGTCCCGATCGCGGCCAACGAGGCCGACTACACGCGAATGTGGGTGCAGGCCGCCGAGACCATGTCCGTATATCAGGGCACTGCCACCGCGGCCGTGGCAGCGACCCCCCAGATCCGCCCCGCGCCACCCATCGTCGCCAACCCCGCGGCGGCCACCTCCCCCGAGGGCGTTACAGACGGCAATTGGCTGCAGGACCTGGCACACCTCATCACTGAACTTCTCAACAACGCTGGCAATGTCGAAGAACTGCTGCGCATCTTCGAGGACTTCTTCCAAAACCTCGGCTTCAACCCGGCGATCGCCACCTTCCTGGCGGCCGTCGCGTTGGTGGCCTACGACGTGTTGTGGTACCCCTACTACGCGTCATATGGCCTGTTGCTCTTGCCGTTCTTCGCTCCCGCGCTCAGCGCGCTCAGCGCCTTGAAGTTGCTACCGCTGCTGAACGGCCAACAGATCCCCGCTGATCAGGGACCGGACATGCTCGCACCGCGAGCCGGTGGCGCACGCGTAGACATTCCCGTTGCGGCGATGGTGGCCCCGCCCGCTGCGGCCGGCTCCTCCACCGGTCTGGGCGGCACCGCCGGTGCACCGGGACCGAACGCACCCGTCGTCGTCCCGAGCGCCGACGGCGTTGCCGCGCTGATCCACTATGTGGTCGCCGGCTGGGGACCACCCGGCGTCGAGACCGGACCCAAAGACGACATGGCGGCCTCCAACAGCGCTGCGGCCACCAGCCGTGCGACCGCTCCGCGGACCGTCTCCACCGATGCCCGCAGCCGACGCAGCCGACGTAGCACCGGCCGGATTCGTATGCACGGCAATCGTTACGAATTTCTCCAGGCCGGCGATGGCCCGGTCACGGCCGCGAACTCTGATGCCGGGCCCACCGCTCACCCCGAGGCCATCGCAGCAGTAGTCGCCTCTACCCGCGCCTCTGGACTCACTGGGCGCGCTGACGAAATCCGGCAAGTACCAATGTTGCCCACCAGCTGGTGCGCCTCCGACCAGGTAGAGCAACTGACACAACCGATGAAGGACGGAAAAGAAGAATGAGCAAGAAAAGCCAGATCGGATGACGCTGACCGTCACAGGCACCGGCCTTGGAGCGCAGATCACCGGGGTGGACCCCAATGATCTGAGCAACATCACCCGCGACGAAATTCGCGAGATCGTATACGCCAACAAGCTCGTCATCATCAAAGGCGTTCACCCCTCGCCGGAGCAGTACCTCCAGCTCGGCAGAATCATCGGCGACATCGTGCCCTATTACGAATCCATGTACCACCATCACGAATTTCCGGAGATCTTCGTATCCTCCACCGAAGAACACCAAGGCGTTCCGCGAACCGGCGCGTTCTGGCACATCGACTACATGTTCATGCCGGAGCCGTTCGCGTTCTCAATGGTGTTACCCCTGAACGTTCCCGGACCTGACCGCGGTACCTATTTCATCGACCTCAACCAAGCCTGGGCGTCGGTACCAACCGCCCTACAGGACGCTGCCCGCGGAACATGGAGCACCCATGATCCACGGCGGCACATCAAAATCCGTCCCGACGATGTCTATCGACCGATCGGGGAAGTGTGGGACGAAATTACCCGGACCACGCCGCCCATCAAATGGCCGACCGTGATCCGGCACCCGAAGACGGGCGAAGAGATTCTCT includes these proteins:
- a CDS encoding SCO6745 family protein — protein: MTSAPSRALSSAIEPFAGQVYFSPECHRGYAALGFGASPATTDGVEMPDGPAYFCSRGSALGQAPGEVIAATFGVFNPAVVVPAVGYGWKLTDAPTIRAARTEGAVAQLRRVLGAAPDGIERAVELLRRAADGLSVAGKPLFAGLVADGLAGEPLTDAWLLADQLREFRGDAHVNAWVAAGFDGVEIGLITELYRGFPRRTYVRSRAWSDDDLTGGEARLAERGLARDGVLSDAGRAAREAVETATDAACATVVARLGDDLGELVELVGGWSKQLVDAGGFPRAWLGAAAKG
- a CDS encoding SIMPL domain-containing protein, translating into MPTHSARMVLRWSMTMALAGVAALAMAGCDAAPGGGTDIPRQVTVVGTGEVQGVPDTLTTEAGIEFVAGDVTSAMNQTSERQQAVIDALVDAGVDRKDISTTQVSLQPQYGNPDASGSANITGYRAGNTIRVKVERDSASQVLAVIVRAGGDATRINGVSYSIEDDSALVRGARERAFNDAKDRAEQYAQLSGLRLGQVISISEIAGETPPTPVGMPMPRAMAAAPPVEPGQQTVSFTVTAVWELS
- a CDS encoding IS256 family transposase, with amino-acid sequence MAEALRASGTVDELLAQIDTGQVALTGEGGLLPGLIKLALERGLAAELTDHLGYEKGDPVGRELPNARNGASPKTVLTEAGPVPLDVPRDRDGSFTPRLVPKGQRRIGGLDDMIISLYAGGMTLRDIQFHLASTIGAEVSHETISKIVDEISDEVLSWQRRPLESLYPVIYLDAMIVKVKDGGHTRNKAAHIAVGVDMAGIKHVLGIWVQNNEGAAFWASVCADLANRGIKDVLIVCCDGLTGFPEAIAATWSQATVQTCVVHLIRNALRFVSYSDRKAVANALKPVYTAVDADAARAELDAFGASELGSKNPTVTRVFDRAWEQFIPFLAFPPELRRVIYTTNSIESLNYQMRKVIKTRGQFPNDAAVVKLLWLAICNIEDKRAADRAKERGQKRCRTAPGRLVEGQVVTNWKKALEQLTLVYPDRIDPYL
- the gjpA gene encoding outer membrane porin GjpA — translated: MAGGTALAVSGLIAVNPVMPALPVSAPPSVQLTASLDLFGPWVDVFNTTLANATEVFDAIKEADFGFPSSLQEAFAAVTFLGVDVATPEGSELAAQTLDWSHLWGLQYLAGMDMGMGVVPVEAAEPAATILTLLSSPLSGVLMGLVGPLVSPGVELINSVGSIVDSLGGGDFEAAVQELLATPANMVGAFFNGATLNLDALVPMLNDALQVPEGNAVLGASFDFGGLFTPGTTDSGSIGGSIYNSLGLDLQMVGMGMPYSAPGEGVGLIASLVSLVEMFAGGMS
- a CDS encoding class I SAM-dependent methyltransferase, whose protein sequence is MPVIDARHLDGISETALLTLYQRAAEAKRPDGLIVDPMAIELLNSLEYDYADFGRTHQATAMRALVFDQATRGYLAVHPRATVVALAEGLQTSFWRVDNGQLRWLSVDLEPIVRLRQQLLPESSRLRYCAQSALDYSWMDEVGESAEVLITAEGLLQYLDRAAVFELFAACARRFPGGRMIFDSVPRLLSAYSRSRRGFKLSDNYTAPPMPFWFTANDYDQLRAVPGVRAVSELGMPRGRGRVLGAALPLIYGVRGLARFRAPTTLVEFGRP